In the Bordetella genomosp. 10 genome, one interval contains:
- a CDS encoding alpha-E domain-containing protein, with amino-acid sequence MLSRTADNLFWMCRYVERAENTARMLDVNLQMSLLPQDEATRERAWRAPMRISELQSQFDARYPDGSPQDVLRFMVRDEDNPSSIYACLRMARENARAVRGSLTTEVWETYNATWLELLKHLRTGLPERNPGEFFEWVKFRSHVARGVTIGTMLEDEALDFMRLGMHLERADNTARMLDVKFHEYGHGDDAPSAVERASETHTEFYRWSAILSSVSGLEIYRQVYRDVITPDRVAQLLILQGDMPRSLLASVREVAGTLSRVSNDRSAETERRAGKLCAELQYARVEDILAGGLHRYLEQFLDRVSDLGNRISQDFLLPISA; translated from the coding sequence ATGCTTAGCCGTACCGCCGACAATCTGTTCTGGATGTGCCGCTACGTCGAGCGCGCCGAGAACACCGCCCGCATGCTGGACGTCAACCTGCAAATGTCGCTGCTGCCGCAGGACGAGGCCACCCGCGAACGCGCCTGGCGCGCGCCGATGCGCATCTCCGAACTGCAAAGCCAGTTCGACGCCCGCTACCCCGACGGCTCGCCGCAGGACGTGCTGCGCTTCATGGTGCGCGACGAGGACAACCCGTCGTCCATCTACGCCTGCCTGCGCATGGCCCGCGAAAACGCCCGCGCCGTGCGCGGCAGCCTCACCACCGAAGTCTGGGAGACCTACAACGCCACCTGGCTGGAACTGCTCAAGCACCTGCGCACGGGCCTGCCGGAACGCAATCCGGGCGAGTTCTTCGAATGGGTCAAGTTCCGCTCGCACGTGGCCCGCGGCGTGACGATAGGCACCATGCTGGAGGACGAGGCGCTGGACTTCATGCGCCTGGGCATGCACCTGGAGCGCGCCGACAACACCGCGCGCATGCTGGACGTCAAGTTCCACGAGTACGGGCACGGCGACGATGCCCCCAGCGCGGTGGAGCGCGCCAGCGAAACGCACACCGAGTTCTACCGCTGGTCGGCCATCCTGAGCTCGGTCTCGGGCCTGGAGATCTACCGCCAGGTCTACCGCGACGTCATCACGCCCGACCGCGTGGCGCAGTTGCTGATCCTGCAAGGCGACATGCCGCGTTCGCTGCTGGCCTCGGTGCGGGAGGTGGCGGGCACGCTGTCGCGGGTGTCCAACGACCGCTCCGCCGAAACCGAGCGGCGCGCCGGCAAGCTCTGCGCGGAACTGCAATATGCGCGCGTCGAGGACATCCTGGCCGGCGGCCTGCACCGCTACCTGGAACAGTTCCTCGACCGCGTAAGCGACCTGGGCAATCGCATCAGCCAGGACTTCCTGCTCCCGATATCGGCATAA
- a CDS encoding proteasome-type protease has product MTYCVAARLRDGLVFLSDSRTNAGVDQISVFRKLTVFERPGERVMVLMTSGNLAVSQAVVNLLSMPDSEHPASIWRAANMFEATRLVGEAVRQVHKRDAEALHDQGVEFNVNLIFGGQIRGEGCRLFQIYSAGNFIEAHDECPYFQIGEAKYGKPILDRVLQPDTSLDEAAKCALISMDSTLRSNLSVGLPLDLLLYDNNALRVTRFANIDEHNEYFNQIRNSWGERLRQVFVEIEDPVWTDPLSPDSLVPAGRVHQPVRVLPGSAEPTSFSPLQSLAESPDTFQHR; this is encoded by the coding sequence ATGACTTACTGTGTAGCGGCCCGCCTGCGCGACGGCCTGGTTTTCCTGTCCGATTCGCGCACCAACGCGGGCGTGGATCAGATCAGCGTCTTCCGCAAACTCACCGTGTTCGAGCGCCCCGGCGAACGCGTGATGGTCCTGATGACCTCAGGCAACCTGGCCGTCAGCCAGGCCGTCGTCAACCTGCTATCGATGCCGGACAGCGAACATCCGGCATCGATCTGGCGCGCCGCCAATATGTTCGAGGCGACGCGCCTGGTCGGGGAGGCGGTGCGCCAGGTGCACAAGCGCGATGCCGAGGCCCTGCACGACCAGGGCGTGGAATTCAACGTCAACCTGATCTTCGGCGGGCAGATCCGGGGCGAAGGCTGTCGGCTGTTCCAGATCTACTCGGCCGGCAACTTCATCGAGGCCCACGACGAATGCCCGTATTTCCAGATCGGCGAAGCCAAGTACGGCAAGCCCATCCTGGACCGGGTGCTGCAACCCGACACCTCGCTGGACGAAGCGGCCAAGTGCGCGCTGATTTCCATGGATTCGACGCTGCGCTCGAATCTCTCGGTGGGCTTGCCGCTGGACTTGTTGCTTTATGACAACAATGCGCTGCGGGTCACGCGCTTCGCCAACATCGACGAGCACAACGAATACTTCAACCAGATCCGCAATAGCTGGGGCGAGCGGCTGCGCCAGGTCTTCGTGGAAATCGAGGATCCGGTGTGGACCGATCCTCTCAGCCCCGACAGCCTGGTGCCCGCGGGCCGCGTGCACCAACCGGTGCGCGTGCTGCCCGGCAGCGCCGAACCCACCAGCTTCTCGCCCCTGCAATCCCTGGCCGAAAGCCCGGACACCTTCCAGCACCGCTGA
- a CDS encoding transglutaminase family protein: MKHFIKHVTHYHYTAPVTYSIQTLHLTPRPEEHQRSLRWHIEAPGAMQEQVDAYGNVTHTLTLNRPHDEIELRVSGQVEIDPLPYGVVNGDESRLPVHAYCVPTPLTEADDAIRAFCREVLPQGLSRPEDSLTLASAICERVAYEPGTTDVTTAAGQVLALGHGVCQDHAHLFLACVRSLGVPGRYVSGYLYTEADHAASHAWADVWLPGLGWSSVDITNRQFASECHCRLAVARDYDSAAPVRGVRSGGGKESMTVSVQVQAAQQ; the protein is encoded by the coding sequence ATGAAGCATTTCATCAAGCACGTGACGCACTACCACTACACCGCTCCCGTGACGTACAGCATCCAGACCCTGCACCTGACGCCGCGCCCGGAGGAGCACCAGCGCTCGCTGCGCTGGCACATCGAGGCGCCCGGCGCCATGCAGGAACAGGTCGACGCCTACGGCAACGTCACCCACACCCTGACCCTGAACCGTCCGCACGACGAAATCGAACTGCGCGTCAGCGGCCAGGTGGAGATCGATCCCCTGCCCTACGGCGTGGTCAACGGCGACGAGAGCCGGCTGCCGGTGCACGCGTATTGCGTGCCCACGCCGCTGACCGAAGCCGACGACGCCATCCGCGCCTTCTGCCGGGAAGTGTTGCCGCAAGGCCTGTCGCGGCCGGAAGACAGCCTGACCCTGGCCAGCGCGATCTGCGAGAGGGTCGCCTACGAGCCCGGCACCACCGACGTCACCACCGCCGCCGGCCAGGTGCTGGCCCTGGGCCACGGGGTGTGCCAGGACCACGCCCATCTCTTCCTGGCCTGCGTGCGTTCGCTGGGCGTGCCGGGCCGCTACGTCAGCGGCTACCTGTACACCGAAGCCGACCACGCCGCCAGCCACGCCTGGGCCGACGTCTGGCTGCCCGGCCTGGGCTGGAGCAGCGTGGACATCACCAATCGCCAGTTCGCTTCCGAATGCCACTGCCGGCTGGCGGTGGCGCGGGACTACGACTCGGCGGCGCCGGTGCGGGGGGTCCGCAGCGGCGGCGGCAAGGAGTCGATGACGGTGTCCGTGCAGGTCCAGGCGGCGCAGCAGTAA